CCTTCGATAGAAAGTGCGGGCCTTGCGTTATCCGGTAGAGTTCCTGTGAGCTCAAGCTCGATGGCAATGCGCCCATCTCTAACGACAGGGTCAATACGATTTACACGCGCTTCAACCTCACCATTAAATGTATTAATAATACCTGTCTGACCCTCTTGCACCCTACTCGCTTGTTTTTCAGGCACCTGAAGATCTGCCAATAAAGAAGACTCACTACCAACTAATGCCAAAGGTGCGCCGATTTGAACAGATTGCCCCTGTTCTACATTGACTTCTTGAAGCATGCCTTTGATGCCTGCCCGTACTTGTAGATTGTCCACATCGTCTTTAGCAGCTCTATAACTTAGCTCTACTTCACGCATTAATTCTTGTTCTATTTGTAACCGCTGTGCATGTAGAGCTTTGGTTTGCGTTAGCTGCAACTCTGCCAGTTTAACTCGTTCGTTAAGCTGACTAACTTCGAGTTGCGAACGTTTGTGATCAAGTGCTGACACGATCCCTGTCTCAATTAATTTACCCTCGGCTTCTGCACGGTTTTGTGCATTGGCAAGCTCACTTTTTAGTAATGTCAGCATGCCTTGCTGAGTTAAAAGCGCATTATGTTGACTAAGTTTGAGCGCTTCAAAGCTGGCTTTTTGCCTGGCCAACGCAAGGCGGCTACGATTTAAAAGTTGCACTAATTCGGGGTTTGAGAGCAACATGATGATGGTATCTGATTGAACGCGACTTCCAGGCAAATGATAAATTTGTTCCACTTGGGAGCGATGGCTTGCCGTAATAAATCGGCTTTGTTTCGAACGTAATTTACCGAACCCAGATACTGCCAGTTTCAGTTGGCCAGATTGAACCTCCGCGATCACTAAGTTTTGTATATCTAGCCTATCGTCATCAAAACTTCCCAATACAATAGCCATAAATACAGCGCAACCACCTATACCGAGAACAATTTTTTTTAACGAAAACTGAGTTTTTTTGTTTTTAGCAAGCGAATCTTTAATATTCATATTCAGTCTCAATAATTATTTCAATTACTAAGGCCAAATACATGCCAAAATTAAGTCATTGATTTAAATTAACTTTATATTTTTAGACGCTTGTTGATATTCCCGTTTTTGGGAAAGATTCGTCAATTATGGGACTGAGCTATGAGTAGAGTGAGTCTGTATAGATTGTGCAACATGTAATGCCATGTTTATTAAACTCACATTGCACAATTTGAGTTCATTTATGTACAAAAATAAAAAGCTTAGTATCTAGTAACGCTTGGGGCGCCGCCTTCATAGATGCACTTTCTTGCATACAGGTTAATTTGATCGTTACCTGATACAAAAACACTCCAATTCTTTCCATACCTTGGGTTATGACATGAAACCCGTGCATGATCAGCTGTAATACTAGGCAGAGCATGAAGAACCTCTATATTTCCAATAGACAATATAGCAAGAGATGTAATTAGTACTTTATTTAACATAACTATTTTCCTTTTTGTTGTGTTAAACAAGGTGTCATAAACACCTATGTGGCCTAAAACCATAATTACTATATTCATATTATAAAAATTTTAATAAACAAAATTATTAATGCCTTATATGCAAAAATATCATCATGAAAATTTCAATGTCAGAATTCATTTATCTATAACAGTGATTACCGGGTTTAGCGCTCTGACCTTCTCTGCTCCTGTGATTAGAAACCTACACAAATATAAATAAACCATTGATATAAAATCAAAAAACCAACCCCACTAAAAGCATAACAACCAGGTGTACAACAGCAATTTTTAGTTTTTATGATAGATGAACGTTTTTT
This genomic window from Pseudoalteromonas luteoviolacea contains:
- a CDS encoding efflux RND transporter periplasmic adaptor subunit, which produces MNIKDSLAKNKKTQFSLKKIVLGIGGCAVFMAIVLGSFDDDRLDIQNLVIAEVQSGQLKLAVSGFGKLRSKQSRFITASHRSQVEQIYHLPGSRVQSDTIIMLLSNPELVQLLNRSRLALARQKASFEALKLSQHNALLTQQGMLTLLKSELANAQNRAEAEGKLIETGIVSALDHKRSQLEVSQLNERVKLAELQLTQTKALHAQRLQIEQELMREVELSYRAAKDDVDNLQVRAGIKGMLQEVNVEQGQSVQIGAPLALVGSESSLLADLQVPEKQASRVQEGQTGIINTFNGEVEARVNRIDPVVRDGRIAIELELTGTLPDNARPALSIEGRVITETKQAALSLQKPSYIAERSIASLFVLNLKTNQLVKTPIEFGTLAGNAIEIRSGVKAGEQVVISDMSDFKHLAQITITQ